ATTCGAAAAGCAGACTTTTCAAATAGTGGTGCTTTCCCTTCACTAGCGGAATGTCTGTCAAGACTTTCTTTTGGCAGACGAGTCATCAAACCGAATACTAAAGAAATTAAAGAACAAAGTGCACTTCCCCAAAATAATACATATAAATTAAATGTAGACAAAATGGTAAGACCAATAAAAGGTCCAATGACCATCCCTAAATTAGCCGACAAGATAAAGTAGCCCATGCCTTCCCCTTTTCGAGATTCCGGCACCATATCAGCTACAATGGCTACAGTAATGGTTGTCGCCATTCCAAACCCTAAACCATGAATGAAGCGTACAAAAAGAAGCAGGGGAATGGAATCGAAAAAGCTATATAGAAACGATGCAATGGTAAAAAGAAATAAAGACAAAATCAACATGAATCGTTTGCCATACCTCTCAATCCACTGTCCCATAAAAGGTCTAATAATTATAGCAGCACCAATATAAATGGTGGTAAACAGGCCAGCTACAGTTCCTGTCGAGCCATAATGAGAGATTGCGACTGTTGGTAATGTGACAAGTAAAGCAAAATACGTCATAATAAAAAAAAAGTTCAATATAGATATAAGGATAAAATTTCTAGTCCACAATTTTTCAGTACTCATTGAAAACACACCTCACAAATAATTGTGACACATTGCAAGCGTAACGTTGTCCTTCAAGTAACATCTAACTAATTAGTTTCTAATTGATTAGTTAGATGTTATTTCGCTTAAATTATTCTTTCAAAGGAGCATGCTCTTGTACTTATCCTTGACAGAATTTATTATTCTTTAATCGTTAACGCTCTTAATTCTTCTTCTAATTCGGGTACTTCTTTGCCTAAGTACTCCCATTCAGTATCATAAGCTAAATTTAAGAACTTCTCTTCTTCCGCTTTTGGTAATTTGAAAAGTTCAACGCCCGCTTTTTCTAATTCGGCAATTTCCTCTTTATCTAGTTGTTCATAATAGTCAACCATTTCTTTTTCATAATTCGCTGTCGCCACAATAATCGCGTCGCGGTCTTCCGACGAAATCTCTTTCCATTTATCATCGTTCATTAGGATTGTACAGTTTTGCGTCCAAAATGGGTGATCTAAAACGTACTTAGATGAATCAGTCCATCCGTCTTTTCTAGGTCCATTAAATCCTCCATACACAAATCCATCAACAACACCAGTTTGTAAAGATGTATAAACTTCTGAAGGGTCAATCATTGAAGAATTAATTCCAAGCTTTTCAAAAAAACGAATGTAGTTTGGAGCTGACCGTATTGGTAGGTTCTTCAAATCATCAACGCTATCAATTGGCTCGTTTAGCCATAACCTCGGTGAACCTGTTAACCATCGGCCTATATATTTAACATTCAGTTTTCCATGTCGTTCATCCATTAGATCATAAAATCCATTTTCTCTTTCTTCCCACGGTGTCAATTGCGATAAAGCAATGCTAAGTGTTTCAGGTGCAAGTGATTGATATTGTCCAATATACGTAAAGTTAATATCCATTACACCAGAATTCATTGCCTCAAACTGCTCACCAATAGGGATTACATCAGCACCACCACGCCAATTCACCTGTACTCTACCATCCGTCACGTCTTCTACCGTATCAATCCAATTATGAAGCGTAGCAGTTAAAGGATGATCTTTTGGCAAAAAACTTACAGCATTTAATGTCATTCCCTTCGAATTACCACCTTTTTCCTTATCCTCTCCATTGTTATCAGAGCAGGCCGTTAAAAGTAAAAGCAGTAGAATGGGTAAGATCATATGATATAATTTAAAGTTTTTCATTGTGTTTGAGTCTCCTATTATATATATTTTTATGAAATTTATTATTTAACAAAGCTTGGTAACCATAACGTCAATGATGGGAACATAATCATTAATCCCATTATTGCTAAGTTCAAGATAATAAATGGAATAACCGCTATATAAATCTCTTTTATTGATATAGAGTCTTTTGGAATAACTGCTTTCATCGCAAAAAGATCCATTCCAAAAGGTGGTGTAATCGTAGCTACTTGCATATTCAAAAGCATAATTGCTCCAAACCATAGAGGATCAAAACCCATTGAGTTTGCAATTGGCATCAGTACTGGAAGAGTCATCATCATTATCGATAGAGGTTCCATAAAACAACCAAGTATGAGCAATACTACTTGAATAATGATTAATATAATAATTGGTTGAAAGTCTAAATTTCCAACCAGTTGTACCAAACCTTGTGTAACACCTGTATAGCTCAGAATTTGACTAAAAGTAGTAGAACCAATAATAATCATAAAAATCATTACACTGGACCTTAATGTTCCAGTTAGAGAATCCCAGAACTTTCCCCAAGTTAAACCACCATAGAAACAAGACAATACAATTGTCCCCAATGCTCCTAAAACTGCACTTTGTGTTGGTGTGGCAAATCCAAGTATAATAACTCCTAATAGTAAGAAGACGATCACGCCAAGCGGTAAAATATATTTCACAGTTCCAATTAACTTCTCAGACAAAGTTACTTTCTCTACGTCATAAACAGGGGCTAGCTCTGGTTGTAAATAACATCGAATTACTATATATAATACAAATATAATCGCTAATAAAAGGCCAGGTATTACAATTGCAAATAAAAAATGTCCGACAGGTATTGACGCAAGAGAAGCAAGTAATATACCTAATGCCGTTGGTGGAATCATAGTTGCAAGACCCGCGCTACCTAAAATGGGTCCAACAGTCATTGCGGGACTATAACCCTTTTTCTGCATATCTGGAACTAGTAATGATCCCAGTAAAGCTGTGCTTGCTACACTTGAACCACTAAGCACTGAAAATAAGGTACCGCTGCCAACTGCAACAATACTTAATCTACCTGGTAAATTTCCAAACCATTTTCCAACTGCATCGAAAACTTTAAAGCCTAACCCAGTTCGAAACATGATCTCTCCCATTAAAATAAACATAGGAATAGGTAGCAAAGAAAACTTCGAAACTGAAGAAAACATATTTAAAATTAATTGGTTGAGACCAGCTTCCCCATTCCATAATATGATTACACCGACTATATTAATTGTTAGAAATGAGAATGCAATTGGTAAACCTATCATAAATAAAACAAACATACTGCTAAAAACAAGTACCAAAACACCCCACCATTCCATCTAATTACCTCCTATCTTTTCTCAGTTCGAAATTTAAGTTTATTTATTGCAGATAAGAGATTTCTGATGAATTGTATGAATACAAATAGAAAACCTATTGGTATTAATACAATGAGCAAAGAGCGGGGTATTTCCAAAATAGTCTCTGTCTTTATATCTCTCATATATAAGTTCCACGTTGCCAATAATCCATATACCGTAATAACCAAAGAAATCAATGCCCCAATGCAAGAATTCAAAATTTCTATCCGTATTCTATTTTTTTCACCAAGTCTATTTATTAGTAAATCTAATTTAATATGGCCATCCTCTTTCAATAACCAGGCCACGCCAAGAAATGTTAATAGAACTAAAAGATACTCAGAAACTTCTAATATCCAAGGGAATTGGTAGCTGAAAAATTTGGATGAAACAATATCTATAATTATTAACAAACTAATAATGACAATTACAATCCTACCCAATACGGCCATAAAGTTCATGATAGAATCTAAAAGCTTGTTTATTGTCAATAGCAAATTTATCTCCCCCTTTACACATCAATTACCTCGCTATGAATAAGTTTAATTAAGCTAGATCTTTTCACCTATTCATACTACTCCTCACTACAAAAAGATTGAAAAACCTCCTAAATATGTATTGTTTTTAAGAGGTTTTTTAGAGGTTTTTTAGTGAATTAAGAAAATCTATTCACAATCTTTCGTTTTTTGATGCACTTCAATCTCTCGGAATACTTATGAATTTTCTACATTACAACAAAGCAATAAATCTTGTTAGCACAATCAATTAATATTCACTAATTTACCTTCTATCTTCTTAACAAGCGTTATTTATCTCAATTAATTTAACTTTACCCAATATAGTTCCTATTCATTTTCAAAGCCTGTACCCATTGCTGTGATCGTTCATAGCAGTCCCCAATTTCAAGTATTTTTTTATCAGAAAATGGCTTTCCGATTATTTGAAGCCCAACTGGAAGTTGCGATTGCGTGAATCCACATGCAACAGAAAGTGCTGGAAAGCCTAAGATATTTGCAAGTGGTGTTTTGCCAAGTGTAAACATATTACTTATTGCCTGTTCGGGAACCATCGTACCTATCTCAAATGGCGATTGGACGTTTGTCGGTCCGATTAGCCCATCAATTCCACTCATCTGTCTCATCGTATTTTGCACAAAGCTCTTTCGCGTGCGCTGGGCATTAATATAATCAGTTGCTGAAATATCTCGGCCAAATTGAAACCGGTATTTCAAATCATCTCCGTACAAATCACCATGTTTCTTTAATAACGGATCATGGAAAGATACGACTTCAGATTGAGCAATAGTTTTCAAACTATTAAGTGCCTCATTAATCCCAGGTAATTCAATTGGAACTATTTCAGCGCCAAGGAACTTTAATTGATCAAAAGCTTGTTCAATTACATGCCTTACACCTGGATCAATACCCGAAAACATATACGGCTCATAGAAACCTAGTGTAATCCCTTTCAAATTCTTTAATGAATCTTTGAAATAAGTTACATGATTTTTCTTAACTGAAGAGTCATCTTTTGGATCATAGCCTTTCATAGCCTCAAGCATAATAGCAGCATCTTTTACAGTTCTTGTCATAGGTCCAACATGGTCAAGCGACCAACTAAATGGAAAGCCCCCATGCCGACTTACTAATCCATAAGTAGGTTTAAATCCGACCGTTCCACACATAGCTGCAGGTAGCCGAACAGATCCTGCTGTATCTGTCCCAATTGAACCAAAAGCCATCCCTGTAGCTGTTGCAACAGCAGAACCCCCACTTGAACCGCCGGGTATCTTTGTCATATCCCAAGGGTTTTTTGTATTTCCGTAATGAGAATTTTCGGTTGTCGCCCCCATAGCAAATTCATGAAGATTTGCCTTACCTATAATAATAGCCCCTGCTTCCTTCATTCTTTGAACAGCAGTGGCATCTTCATCAGGTATCCAATTTTGAAAGATTTTTGACCCCCCTGTTGTACAAACTCCTTCTGTTTGTAACAAATCTTTTACTGCAATAGGAATACCATGTAAAGGTCCACGAATTTCACCATTTTGTAGCTCGTTTTCAAGTACTTTTGCTTGAATAAGCGCATCCTCTTCCATCACTGTGATAAAAGCTGTTAGGGCAGGATCATACTCATTGATTCGAGCAAGTGTTAATTTTGTTAATTCTACTGGAGAGACTTTTTTCTTTTGAATCAACGAACTTACTGACTCTATAGTTTCAAATAGAAGTTCACTCATCATTATCCTCCTTGAAATTTTCAAGCATAAAAGTAAAAGCAGGTTCACTAGACAAAATTTCTGATTCGTCTATTCCAATAATGTTAATTAAGTAATCATTTAAATTCACTTAAAAATCCTCCTTTCATCAAGTTAGCGATTTCTATGACATGCTAACTTGAATAGGTTTGATTTCATGTATATTCGTGGCATCACTTGTAAAAGACTGAAGATATTTAGACTAATAAAGTAACCCTACTATAATAAAAATAATATGATTTGTGGAAACGTAATTAATAGCGCTATAAATGCGACATATGCTACTAGGAAGTATGAAACGCCCTTAAATACGGTTGTGATTGGTGTCTCCTTGGTTAGTCCTTGTACTACGAAGACATTCACACCAACTGGTGGAGTAATAGCTCCCATACTAGTCACTACACAGAGTAGAACCGCAAACCAGATTGGATCATAACCAAGTGCTAATACGGTTGGGTAAAAAATTGGAATGGAGATAATTAAAAATCCTAGTGCATCCATGATTGAGCCACCAATGACATAAACAATCAAAATAGCAATTAGCACAAATATTGGTGCGACCGGAAGATTTGTCACCCATTCAGCTACTGTATATGGAAGTCTTGTAACTGTTAAAAACCTACCGAACACCATAGCTCCTACTACGAGCATTAATACCATTGCAGATGATCGGAGAGTACCTGCCATCGCTTCAAGAAAGTTTCCTCTTGTCATCTTTCCCATTAATAAGGAAATAACAATTGCACCGAATGCACCGAATGCACCGGATTCAGTCGGTGTGAAAAACCCAAAAAATAAACCACCGATAACAAAGACAAATAATCCCGCAACAGGAATAACACCTACCAAAGATAGGAGTCTTTCCCTTATGCTAGATTTTCCACCAGCTGGTCCAAGTGTTGGTGACTTTGCACAAAGGTAGACAACTGTTGTAATCAAGAGTGTTGTTAAGAAAATACCAGGGATTATACTCGCTACAAATAGTTCCCTGACCGATACTTCCATTTGTAAGGCAAGAACGATTAGTACTGTACTTGGCGGGATAATAATACCAAGTGTTCCTCCCGTTGCAACGCTTCCGGTACTAAGTGCCTTATCATACTTATATTTTTCAAGTTCCGGGAGAGCCATCGTTCCCATTGTTGCAGCCGTTGCTGAATTGGATCCACAGATAGATGCAAACCCTGCACTTGCTAAAATAGTTGTACTTGCCATTCCACCACGAAAATGTCCAACCCATTTATACGCCGACTCAAACATTTTCTCTGTAATCCCTGTTCTAAACACAATTTCTCCCATTAAAATATAAAGCGGAATAACACTTAGTGAGTAACTAGAAAACTGATTCCATAAATCAGCGCTTAAAACATTAAATGCCGCCTTAGGTGAGACAGCTACTATCAGTCCTATAAAGCCAACAATAAACATCGTAAAACTTATTGGCATCCGTAAAAACATAAATATGAATAATGTCAGGATTCCCAGTATCGCTAAAAGATTCATATCCATTTCAGGATGCCTCCTTCCATAACAAAATTGTTTCCTTCACAATTGCTAAGACTAATCCTATGAATCCAATAGAACTTAAGATTACAATTGGATAAAATGAAAATTGTATTGTTTGGGATACTACACCGTTGTCTCCCAGGTTGATACCGAAAAGTAAAAGTTGCCAAGCCGCCATTAGAAAAAAGGAAATGCTTATAACATTCATAAAGGTATGAATGATTCTCTGTAAAATAGATGGAAACTTATCCAACAACATATCAATATAGACATGTCCTTTATTTAATTGTGTATAACCTAGAGCAAAAATACCTGTAACCGCTCCAAGCCAACTGACAATCTCGACTGTTCCTGCAATTGGATCCGAGAACATACGCTTAATAGAATTAAATACAATTAATAACATCATCGATATTAAAGCGATGCCAGCAACAACAGCTAGAAATCGGTTTAAATAGTCAGTAGTCTTAATAAACAGGTTTGATGTATTAACTACTTTTTCTTGAGGGATGTCTCTTGGGAATGAAGTGCTTTCAATATCGAATTCTATTATTTGCTCGTTTCTCATTCTTGAACCTCCATATCTAAGGAATAACTCAATCAGTGTTATTGTATTTCTCGATTAACCCTTCCATCTCCTCCAAGTACTCTTCTGCTGGAAGACCTTCTTTTTGTACTTCTTCAACAAATTCTTTTTGCATATCGCTAAGCTTTTTATCCCATTTCTTTTTCTCTTCTTCTGATAATTCAACAACTTCCAACCCCTCGGAATCTATACTCCATTCTAAGGATTCACGAACATGATTATCTAAGTAATCTCCAGTAAATTCAGTCATCTCGACATTCAGTTCCTCAATCACTGCTTGAATGTCCTTCGGAAGTGAATCCCACTTATTTTTGTTCATGACAGCAATAAATGTATTTAGTGCTAATGGATAGTCTGTAACATATTCAACTATCTCCGCTAATTTTGAATCTTTAAGTATCTCTCTGGAAGATACATAACCTTCGACAATTCCTGTTTGCAATGCTTCTGGTACTTCCGCTTGAGACATTCCTACAGGTGCAGCTCCAAGTTCCGACATAATTGGCGCAAGAGCACCAGCTATACGGAGCTGTTTTCCTTTTAAGTCATGTAAAGACTTTATAGGCTTTTTACTTTGTATATATGCTGGTTCAGTAGCAAACGTAGTGATGATTTTAAAGTTATCAAGTGCCTCTGGCGGATAATTATTAACAAGTTCAGCAGTTACTTTACTGGCAACAGTTGCATTTTTATATCCAGACGGCATATCTGATATTGATAAAAGTGGAAATCTACCTGGTTCATACGATGTAGAAGTTAACCCTATATCGGCTGTACCATTTTCTACTCCGTCATACATATTATTGGCTTCCAATAGAGTTCCACCGGAAAATAAATCAACTTGGACTTTTCCATCTGTTCTATCCTCGAGACGTTTTTTCCACTCTTCCATTTGAACAGCTGGAAATGTGTTAGGTGGTGCAAAAAAAGCATAACTCAGTTTAATGATCTCCTCATCATTTTTCGTATCTGCTTTCCCTTCATTTCCGCCACATGCAGCCAAAGTAATGATCGACAGAAATAAAGACATTGAAATAAGTAACCTTCTCATTCTTCCACTCCCCTTTTAAGTAGTACTAGAGAACTTAAACTCGCTTTCTTATTGATTTTCTACTAAGAAAAATGGTCGACCAATTGATGCTTCAAGTCGGAAATATCGATCTATGCCTGCATTGCGAAATGAATGTGTCATATTTGTTACCGTTTGTAAATCAGGCACATTATATAGGAAGCATGCATGCCAATGGTTGGGTCCAGCGTGCCCAGCCGTTAAAATATCACGATCGAATGTCCCTAATAATTCCGATCCATTACTTTCCCATTCTTTTATAATAGATTTTAGTATGGGTAAAAGTTCTTGTTCCTTTTGTTCCTGTGTGGTATCGAACCATCCAGTTGATTCAAACGTAATGAAGACTCGTAGTGGATTAGGTATTTGTGGTGCTCCGTGTACAATTTTTTTCAATTTCTCCAGCTCCTTTTAGTGTATAAACATACTTACCTCATTAATAACCCGCCATTAATATCAAACGTAGAACCCGTTATATAACCAGCAGTATCTGATGCAAGGTATGAAACCATGTTGGCAACTTCCTCTGCTTTACCAAATCTTTGAACTGGTATACTTTCTTTCATTTTCTCCAATTTACATGAATCAATATTGTCCATTTCAGGAGTCTGAATAGCTGCTGGTGCAACTGCATTAACCGTGATACCTTGACCAGCCAGTGATCTCGCAAAGGATTTTGTAAGCATAATTTGACCTGCTTTTGAAGCGCAATAATGTGCTCCCGACGTAACCGGACCTGCTTGTCCCCCAAAAGATGAAATATTAATAATACGACCACTCTTTTGTTGTTTCATTGTATCTAGTACAGCCTGAGAGTAGAAAAATGTCCCCCCAAGATTCACTGACAATATTAAATTCCATTCATCCTCTGTAATATTTTCGACAGAAGTTTCTTTTCGAACACCTGCGTTGTTTATTAACACATCAATTCTACCCCAACGCTCCATTATCGTTTGTACACTTTCTTTGATTGCGCTTACATTTGATACATCAACAGTAAGAAACATCATTTTAGAAGATTCGTACTGGTTTAATGGATCCATATTCTTCACTTCATTTAATAATTCTCCATTTACATCAATAAAAACAACATGCTTCCCTTCCAAAAGAAATTTTTGGGCAATGGCAAGACCTAACCCTTGGGCAGCACCTGTTACAACGACTACTTGATTTACCGCATTTTTTTGCACAGTTACATTACCCCCTATCTTCATTTAATCAGTTTAGAATTATATACTGCTAATCACATTTGATGTGTTCTTACGTTACTTTAAATTAGTATTTCCTTCATAACTCTCATAGCATTCTGACCAGAAGCTTTAGTGATATCTTCAATTGAGTAATTCTGTTTTATCATCCAACTAATCATATTCTTTACAGCTTCTACCGGATTTTCAAGTCCTTCAACATAAGGTGATTCTTTAAATACTTCTCCGCTATGCGAGGCTGAAATCCCCAATATATCGTCAAATGCATGTTGTAAGGCAACATGATCTCCAAAGAATGTATCTGGGCCAAAACCAACATGATTTATCCCGACTAAACCGACAAGATACTCAAAATGTTCCATTACTGATTGTATAGAATGTTTAGGTGAACGTTTTGTTAACGTTGTGTTTGGCGCAGCACAAACCCCGATGATGCCACCTTTTTCAGCACACGCTTGTAACACATTATCTGGTTTCATTCTTGGTGTATTCCATAATGCACGTGCTCCTGCATGAGTCATGAAAACAGGGTCCCGACTTTCTGCAATTACATCTAAACTTGTTTGGTCACCGCAATGAGAAATATCAATTATCATACCTAATGTGTTCATTCTCTCAACCACACGACGTCCAAAGTTCGTTAATCCACCATCACGTTGCTCAATAAGTCCTGAACCAAGTGTATTTGCCTCGTTATAAGTGATGCCCATACATCGAATACCAAAGCCATAGAGAATATCTACACGATCTAACTCATTCTCTAAGATGCTTGCCGCTTCTAAAGAAGGCAAAAGTGCCGTTTGTTTCAATTGCTTCGCCTTCGTTAAATCATTATAGGACCGTGCAATGAAAACTGTACTTTGACGTTGAATGTCTGCATATCTCATACCTAGTAGATAAATAACATCATCCCACTTCAAACCATTTTTTGAAGTAATGGTTGCAATACCATCCATAAAATTCTCGAAAATGATATCGATTCCGGATTTCGCAATTCCTTCATAGTGGAAAAAGGTATGTAATTCCCCGCAGTAAGGCAAAATATCTTCATAATCTTCAGGTACTACAAACCCATGATCTCTTAGTGAAACAATTGGCT
This window of the Sporosarcina ureae genome carries:
- a CDS encoding TRAP transporter large permease, with the protein product MEWWGVLVLVFSSMFVLFMIGLPIAFSFLTINIVGVIILWNGEAGLNQLILNMFSSVSKFSLLPIPMFILMGEIMFRTGLGFKVFDAVGKWFGNLPGRLSIVAVGSGTLFSVLSGSSVASTALLGSLLVPDMQKKGYSPAMTVGPILGSAGLATMIPPTALGILLASLASIPVGHFLFAIVIPGLLLAIIFVLYIVIRCYLQPELAPVYDVEKVTLSEKLIGTVKYILPLGVIVFLLLGVIILGFATPTQSAVLGALGTIVLSCFYGGLTWGKFWDSLTGTLRSSVMIFMIIIGSTTFSQILSYTGVTQGLVQLVGNLDFQPIIILIIIQVVLLILGCFMEPLSIMMMTLPVLMPIANSMGFDPLWFGAIMLLNMQVATITPPFGMDLFAMKAVIPKDSISIKEIYIAVIPFIILNLAIMGLMIMFPSLTLWLPSFVK
- a CDS encoding TRAP transporter large permease, with translation MDMNLLAILGILTLFIFMFLRMPISFTMFIVGFIGLIVAVSPKAAFNVLSADLWNQFSSYSLSVIPLYILMGEIVFRTGITEKMFESAYKWVGHFRGGMASTTILASAGFASICGSNSATAATMGTMALPELEKYKYDKALSTGSVATGGTLGIIIPPSTVLIVLALQMEVSVRELFVASIIPGIFLTTLLITTVVYLCAKSPTLGPAGGKSSIRERLLSLVGVIPVAGLFVFVIGGLFFGFFTPTESGAFGAFGAIVISLLMGKMTRGNFLEAMAGTLRSSAMVLMLVVGAMVFGRFLTVTRLPYTVAEWVTNLPVAPIFVLIAILIVYVIGGSIMDALGFLIISIPIFYPTVLALGYDPIWFAVLLCVVTSMGAITPPVGVNVFVVQGLTKETPITTVFKGVSYFLVAYVAFIALLITFPQIILFLL
- a CDS encoding TRAP transporter small permease, translating into MNFMAVLGRIVIVIISLLIIIDIVSSKFFSYQFPWILEVSEYLLVLLTFLGVAWLLKEDGHIKLDLLINRLGEKNRIRIEILNSCIGALISLVITVYGLLATWNLYMRDIKTETILEIPRSLLIVLIPIGFLFVFIQFIRNLLSAINKLKFRTEKR
- a CDS encoding MFS transporter — its product is MSTEKLWTRNFILISILNFFFIMTYFALLVTLPTVAISHYGSTGTVAGLFTTIYIGAAIIIRPFMGQWIERYGKRFMLILSLFLFTIASFLYSFFDSIPLLLFVRFIHGLGFGMATTITVAIVADMVPESRKGEGMGYFILSANLGMVIGPFIGLTILSTFNLYVLFWGSALCSLISLVFGLMTRLPKESLDRHSASEGKAPLFEKSAFRISITGAFFGTAYASVLSFMAIYAVEQGLGTESGYFFVVYVVVLLLTRPLTSRWYDQYGANAIIFPSIVSFAIGMLVLGLSTNAVLFFIAAAFIGAGWGTLFPSFQTVVLQNSEPKHRPVAMATFLSIFDIGISGGSLLAGVLVGIISFSSLYIFYSIYILFGLVVYNWAQNKKHFILEKRIIQ
- a CDS encoding SDR family NAD(P)-dependent oxidoreductase, with protein sequence MQKNAVNQVVVVTGAAQGLGLAIAQKFLLEGKHVVFIDVNGELLNEVKNMDPLNQYESSKMMFLTVDVSNVSAIKESVQTIMERWGRIDVLINNAGVRKETSVENITEDEWNLILSVNLGGTFFYSQAVLDTMKQQKSGRIINISSFGGQAGPVTSGAHYCASKAGQIMLTKSFARSLAGQGITVNAVAPAAIQTPEMDNIDSCKLEKMKESIPVQRFGKAEEVANMVSYLASDTAGYITGSTFDINGGLLMR
- a CDS encoding TRAP transporter substrate-binding protein; the protein is MRRLLISMSLFLSIITLAACGGNEGKADTKNDEEIIKLSYAFFAPPNTFPAVQMEEWKKRLEDRTDGKVQVDLFSGGTLLEANNMYDGVENGTADIGLTSTSYEPGRFPLLSISDMPSGYKNATVASKVTAELVNNYPPEALDNFKIITTFATEPAYIQSKKPIKSLHDLKGKQLRIAGALAPIMSELGAAPVGMSQAEVPEALQTGIVEGYVSSREILKDSKLAEIVEYVTDYPLALNTFIAVMNKNKWDSLPKDIQAVIEELNVEMTEFTGDYLDNHVRESLEWSIDSEGLEVVELSEEEKKKWDKKLSDMQKEFVEEVQKEGLPAEEYLEEMEGLIEKYNNTD
- the dctP gene encoding TRAP transporter substrate-binding protein DctP, with amino-acid sequence MKNFKLYHMILPILLLLLLTACSDNNGEDKEKGGNSKGMTLNAVSFLPKDHPLTATLHNWIDTVEDVTDGRVQVNWRGGADVIPIGEQFEAMNSGVMDINFTYIGQYQSLAPETLSIALSQLTPWEERENGFYDLMDERHGKLNVKYIGRWLTGSPRLWLNEPIDSVDDLKNLPIRSAPNYIRFFEKLGINSSMIDPSEVYTSLQTGVVDGFVYGGFNGPRKDGWTDSSKYVLDHPFWTQNCTILMNDDKWKEISSEDRDAIIVATANYEKEMVDYYEQLDKEEIAELEKAGVELFKLPKAEEEKFLNLAYDTEWEYLGKEVPELEEELRALTIKE
- a CDS encoding TRAP transporter small permease, translating into MRNEQIIEFDIESTSFPRDIPQEKVVNTSNLFIKTTDYLNRFLAVVAGIALISMMLLIVFNSIKRMFSDPIAGTVEIVSWLGAVTGIFALGYTQLNKGHVYIDMLLDKFPSILQRIIHTFMNVISISFFLMAAWQLLLFGINLGDNGVVSQTIQFSFYPIVILSSIGFIGLVLAIVKETILLWKEAS
- a CDS encoding amidase; the encoded protein is MSELLFETIESVSSLIQKKKVSPVELTKLTLARINEYDPALTAFITVMEEDALIQAKVLENELQNGEIRGPLHGIPIAVKDLLQTEGVCTTGGSKIFQNWIPDEDATAVQRMKEAGAIIIGKANLHEFAMGATTENSHYGNTKNPWDMTKIPGGSSGGSAVATATGMAFGSIGTDTAGSVRLPAAMCGTVGFKPTYGLVSRHGGFPFSWSLDHVGPMTRTVKDAAIMLEAMKGYDPKDDSSVKKNHVTYFKDSLKNLKGITLGFYEPYMFSGIDPGVRHVIEQAFDQLKFLGAEIVPIELPGINEALNSLKTIAQSEVVSFHDPLLKKHGDLYGDDLKYRFQFGRDISATDYINAQRTRKSFVQNTMRQMSGIDGLIGPTNVQSPFEIGTMVPEQAISNMFTLGKTPLANILGFPALSVACGFTQSQLPVGLQIIGKPFSDKKILEIGDCYERSQQWVQALKMNRNYIG
- a CDS encoding dipeptidase translates to MNIKHYEGYTSFSYLKANKDYKRYNLATELDRTPAYSLHLTVEEENKLNEIMNGKPIVSLRDHGFVVPEDYEDILPYCGELHTFFHYEGIAKSGIDIIFENFMDGIATITSKNGLKWDDVIYLLGMRYADIQRQSTVFIARSYNDLTKAKQLKQTALLPSLEAASILENELDRVDILYGFGIRCMGITYNEANTLGSGLIEQRDGGLTNFGRRVVERMNTLGMIIDISHCGDQTSLDVIAESRDPVFMTHAGARALWNTPRMKPDNVLQACAEKGGIIGVCAAPNTTLTKRSPKHSIQSVMEHFEYLVGLVGINHVGFGPDTFFGDHVALQHAFDDILGISASHSGEVFKESPYVEGLENPVEAVKNMISWMIKQNYSIEDITKASGQNAMRVMKEILI